The Eubacteriaceae bacterium Marseille-Q4139 genome has a window encoding:
- a CDS encoding methylated-DNA--[protein]-cysteine S-methyltransferase, producing MQYVNRCQSPIGKILLAADDTGLTGLWFEGQKYFGLYLDKEHEERELPVFEQAKQWLDVYFSGREPDFKVPLHFIGTDFQKEVWEILYSIPYGQTTTYGEIAKQLAAKRGLEHMSAQAVGGAVSHNEISILVPCHRVVGTNGSLTGYAGGIDKKIALLKLEGALKEEYFIPRHSTAP from the coding sequence ATGCAGTACGTGAACCGCTGCCAATCCCCCATCGGAAAGATCCTGCTGGCCGCAGACGATACCGGCTTGACCGGCTTATGGTTTGAAGGGCAGAAATATTTCGGCCTTTATCTGGACAAAGAGCACGAGGAAAGAGAACTTCCCGTGTTCGAGCAGGCGAAACAATGGCTTGACGTCTATTTTTCAGGCAGAGAGCCGGATTTTAAAGTGCCGCTTCATTTCATCGGAACGGATTTCCAGAAAGAAGTGTGGGAAATCCTCTATTCCATCCCTTATGGACAGACGACGACCTACGGGGAAATTGCAAAGCAGCTGGCGGCAAAGCGCGGATTAGAACACATGTCGGCGCAGGCGGTCGGCGGGGCCGTGAGCCACAATGAGATTTCCATCCTCGTCCCCTGCCACCGGGTTGTGGGGACAAACGGAAGCCTGACCGGATACGCTGGCGGCATTGATAAGAAGATTGCGCTCCTTAAGCTGGAAGGCGCCCTGAAGGAAGAATACTTCATCCCCAGACACAGTACGGCACCGTAA